A single region of the Bacillus cereus genome encodes:
- a CDS encoding molybdopterin-synthase adenylyltransferase MoeB, whose product MQERYSRQVLFSGIGEMGQRKIREKHVLLIGAGALGAANAEALVRMGIGKLTIADRDYVEWSNLQRQQLYTEEDAQQCKPKAIAAAEHLRKINSEVEIVPVVTDVTLQEIKELTKEVDLILDATDNFDTRLLINDISQKENIPWIYGGCIGSYGVTYTILPRETPCFRCLMDHPMGGATCDTAGIIQPAVQMVVAHQVTEAMKILVDDFEALRGTMLSFDIWNNQYLSLKVNRQKKNTCPSCGNTRTYPSLTFEAQMKTEVLCGRNTVQIRPGIKRVLHLEEVQKRLQKSVNVQKTSYLLSFLIDEYRFVLFTDGRAFIHGTNDVKIAKRLYAKYIG is encoded by the coding sequence ATGCAAGAGCGTTATTCAAGACAAGTGTTGTTTTCTGGAATTGGTGAAATGGGACAAAGAAAAATAAGAGAAAAGCATGTGCTCCTAATCGGTGCGGGTGCACTAGGAGCTGCAAATGCAGAAGCTCTTGTTAGAATGGGAATTGGGAAATTGACAATTGCTGATCGTGACTACGTCGAATGGAGTAATTTACAACGGCAACAGTTATATACAGAAGAAGATGCACAGCAGTGCAAACCGAAAGCAATTGCAGCCGCAGAACATTTAAGAAAGATTAATTCTGAAGTGGAAATTGTACCAGTTGTAACGGATGTCACACTGCAAGAAATAAAAGAGTTAACAAAAGAAGTGGATCTCATATTAGATGCGACTGACAATTTTGATACGCGCCTACTTATAAATGACATTTCACAAAAAGAAAATATACCTTGGATATACGGTGGATGCATTGGAAGTTACGGTGTAACGTATACAATTCTTCCTAGAGAAACACCATGTTTTCGCTGCTTAATGGATCATCCTATGGGCGGAGCAACATGCGATACAGCAGGAATCATTCAGCCAGCTGTACAAATGGTCGTTGCTCATCAAGTAACAGAGGCGATGAAAATATTGGTGGATGATTTCGAGGCGCTAAGAGGGACAATGTTATCATTTGATATTTGGAACAATCAATATCTCTCATTAAAAGTAAATAGACAGAAGAAAAATACATGTCCATCTTGTGGAAATACACGCACGTATCCAAGTTTAACATTTGAAGCACAGATGAAAACGGAAGTGCTATGTGGACGGAATACGGTTCAAATCCGTCCAGGGATAAAACGTGTTCTTCATTTAGAGGAAGTTCAAAAACGATTACAAAAAAGTGTAAATGTCCAAAAAACGTCTTACTTACTATCATTTCTAATTGATGAATATCGTTTCGTTTTATTTACAGACGGTAGGGCATTTATTCATGGAACAAATGATGTGAAAATAGCAAAACGATTATACGCAAAATATATAGGCTGA
- a CDS encoding Crp/Fnr family transcriptional regulator: MANSMTLSQDLKELLASVEYKMQIKKGSFIFQEGMEATELYIIHSGKVQISKLSADGQELTLRICSAYDIIGELTLFTDNAKYLLNSKCLEDVEVGVIKRETLEKALLQKPALVFEFMKWISEHLRRMQTKFRDLVLHGKKGALYSTLIRMTNSYGVLKENGILIDLPLTNQELANFCATSRESVNRMLNELKKQGTISIHKGKITIHDLQFLKCEIACEDCSASVCSID; this comes from the coding sequence GTGGCAAACAGTATGACATTATCTCAAGATTTAAAGGAGTTACTTGCATCTGTTGAATATAAAATGCAGATTAAAAAAGGAAGTTTTATTTTTCAAGAAGGTATGGAAGCAACAGAACTCTATATCATCCACTCAGGAAAAGTACAAATTAGTAAACTAAGTGCTGATGGGCAAGAATTAACACTTCGTATTTGTTCGGCATACGACATTATTGGTGAATTAACATTGTTCACGGACAATGCAAAGTATTTATTAAATTCAAAATGCCTTGAAGATGTTGAAGTAGGAGTTATAAAACGTGAAACCTTAGAAAAAGCATTACTCCAAAAGCCCGCTCTTGTATTTGAATTTATGAAATGGATTAGTGAACATTTAAGAAGAATGCAAACGAAATTCCGAGATTTAGTATTACACGGCAAAAAAGGTGCCCTATATTCTACTCTCATTCGAATGACAAATAGTTATGGTGTGTTAAAGGAAAATGGTATTCTCATCGATTTACCATTAACAAATCAAGAACTTGCTAATTTCTGTGCAACTTCACGCGAAAGTGTAAATCGAATGTTAAATGAATTAAAAAAGCAAGGAACAATTTCTATCCATAAAGGCAAGATTACAATTCACGATTTACAGTTTTTAAAATGTGAAATTGCTTGTGAAGATTGCTCTGCTTCTGTTTGTAGCATTGATTAG
- the narH gene encoding nitrate reductase subunit beta, with translation MKIKAQVGMVMNLDKCIGCHTCSVTCKNTWTNRPGAEYMYFNNVETKPGIGYPKQWEDQEKYKGGWELKNGEIQLKSGSKMKRLMNIFHNPDQPTIDDYFEPWNYDYETLTNSPQRKHQPVARPKSAITGEFIDKIEWGPNWEDDLAGGHITGLQDPNVKKMEEEIKTDFENVFMMYLPRICEHCMNPSCVSSCPSGAMYKREEDGIVLVDQNACRAWRFCVSSCPYKKVYFNWQTNKAEKCTMCFPRIEAGMPTICSETCVGRIRYIGVMLYDADKVKEAASVEDEKDLYESQLTVFLDPNDPEVAAEAKKQGIPEEWIKAAQESPIYKMIIDWKIALPLHPEYRTMPMVWYIPPLSPIMNMVEGKGSNWQAEEIFPAIDNMRIPIQYLANLLTAGDESHIRLTLKKMAVMRTHMRALQINKEPNEAVLKELGLTRQDVEDMYRLLAIAKYKDRFVIPTSHREQVADLYSEQGSCGLSFTGGPGSCTTIS, from the coding sequence TTGAAGATTAAAGCACAAGTCGGAATGGTAATGAACCTAGATAAATGCATCGGCTGCCATACTTGTAGCGTAACATGCAAAAACACCTGGACAAATCGTCCAGGTGCTGAATATATGTACTTCAATAACGTAGAAACGAAACCTGGAATTGGTTATCCGAAACAATGGGAAGATCAAGAGAAATATAAAGGCGGCTGGGAATTGAAAAATGGTGAAATTCAGCTGAAATCCGGTTCGAAAATGAAACGCCTTATGAATATTTTCCACAATCCAGATCAGCCAACAATCGATGATTACTTTGAACCTTGGAACTATGATTATGAAACATTAACAAATAGCCCGCAACGTAAGCATCAACCAGTTGCTCGTCCGAAATCGGCAATTACAGGCGAATTTATCGACAAAATTGAATGGGGTCCAAACTGGGAAGATGATTTAGCTGGTGGACATATAACAGGATTGCAAGATCCGAACGTAAAGAAAATGGAAGAAGAAATTAAAACAGATTTTGAAAATGTCTTTATGATGTATTTACCACGCATATGCGAACATTGTATGAATCCATCTTGCGTATCTTCTTGTCCATCTGGTGCGATGTATAAACGTGAAGAAGATGGGATTGTTCTTGTGGATCAAAATGCATGTCGTGCTTGGAGGTTCTGCGTATCTTCTTGTCCATATAAAAAAGTGTATTTTAACTGGCAAACGAATAAAGCAGAAAAATGTACAATGTGTTTCCCACGTATTGAAGCTGGTATGCCAACGATTTGTTCGGAAACATGTGTAGGACGTATTCGATATATTGGGGTAATGCTATATGACGCTGACAAAGTGAAAGAAGCAGCTTCTGTTGAAGATGAAAAAGATTTATATGAATCTCAGCTTACTGTTTTCCTAGATCCAAATGATCCAGAAGTAGCAGCTGAAGCGAAAAAACAAGGCATTCCTGAAGAATGGATTAAAGCAGCACAAGAGTCACCAATCTATAAAATGATTATCGATTGGAAAATTGCTCTTCCTCTTCATCCAGAGTACCGTACAATGCCAATGGTTTGGTATATCCCGCCACTTAGCCCAATTATGAATATGGTGGAAGGGAAAGGAAGTAACTGGCAAGCAGAAGAGATTTTCCCTGCTATTGATAATATGCGTATTCCGATTCAATATTTAGCGAATTTACTCACTGCAGGAGATGAATCACATATTCGTCTTACATTGAAAAAAATGGCTGTTATGCGAACGCATATGAGAGCATTGCAAATTAATAAAGAACCAAATGAAGCTGTATTAAAAGAGCTTGGATTAACGAGACAGGATGTAGAAGATATGTATCGTCTTCTTGCTATTGCGAAATATAAAGATCGCTTCGTCATTCCAACGTCTCACCGCGAACAAGTTGCAGATTTATATAGCGAACAAGGAAGCTGTGGCCTTTCCTTCACAGGTGGCCCAGGCTCTTGCACGACAATTTCTTAA
- the narJ gene encoding nitrate reductase molybdenum cofactor assembly chaperone, translating to MKQSLQTAFSCSSFLLSYPELGWGEALTELQEEIEAIEQEDVKVALTAFIKQALDKTNDQLIDCYVYTFDFGKKTNMYLTYMNTGEQRERGIELLELKQHYKKSGFEVTDKELPDYLPLLLEFFANANEQDSEPIMSKYKENIQALHVQLKDANSMYEPILAAVLLAIDAWGVQTN from the coding sequence ATGAAACAAAGTTTACAAACTGCTTTTTCTTGTTCTTCTTTTCTTCTCTCCTATCCGGAACTTGGGTGGGGAGAAGCTTTAACTGAATTACAAGAAGAGATTGAAGCGATTGAACAGGAAGACGTTAAAGTAGCACTTACAGCATTTATAAAACAAGCACTAGATAAAACGAATGATCAATTAATTGATTGTTACGTATATACATTCGATTTTGGTAAAAAGACAAATATGTATCTTACTTATATGAACACCGGTGAACAAAGAGAAAGAGGGATTGAATTATTAGAGCTAAAACAGCATTATAAAAAATCTGGTTTTGAAGTAACAGATAAAGAACTACCTGATTATTTACCGCTATTACTTGAGTTTTTTGCAAATGCAAATGAGCAAGATAGTGAACCAATTATGAGTAAATACAAGGAAAATATACAAGCATTGCACGTTCAATTAAAAGACGCAAATAGTATGTATGAACCAATTCTTGCAGCTGTTCTCCTCGCTATCGATGCATGGGGTGTACAGACAAATTAG
- a CDS encoding nitrate reductase subunit alpha, giving the protein MKKKPSALMRRLKYFSPIDRYNDNHTQETYEDREWEKVYRKRWQHDKVIRSTHGVNCTGSCSWNIYVKDGIVTWEGQELNYPTTGPDMPDFEPRGCPRGASFSWYIYSPLRVKYPYVRGVLWSMWQEELQNNESPLDAWKSIVENPEKARTYKQARGKGGFIRANWDEVLQLVSASLLYTVIKYGPDRNVGFSPIPAMSMLSHAAGSRFMQLMGGPMLSFYDWYADLPPASPQIWGDQTDVPESSDWYNSGYIMTWGSNVPMTRTPDAHFLAEVRYKGTKVVSVSPDFAESTKFADDWISVKQGTDGALAMAMGHVILQEFYVDNQVEYFTKYAKQYTDFPFFVTLKQKGDQFVADRFLNATDIGRETKLGEWKPVLWNENTKDFATPHGTMGSRWDNEKKWNLRLEDEQTGEKIDPRLSLLGMEDTVGTVQIPYFSDEGNKVLERTIPVKKIMTEEGEVFVTTVYDLTLANYGVNRGLGGQEPKDFNDDVPFTPAWQEKMTGVKRELIIQIAREFAQNAVDTDGRSMIIVGAGINHWFNSDTIYRAVLNLVLLVGAQGVNGGGWAHYVGQEKLRPAEGWQTIAMAKDWQGPPKLQNGTSFFYFVTDQWRYEDTPVGHLASPIEGNSRYQHHGDYNVLAARLGWLPSYPTFEKNGIELYKEAVAAGATTQEEIGKYVAQKLKEKELKFAIEDPDNKNNFPRNLFVWRANLISSSGKGHEYFLKHLLGTTNGLMNDDSDSLRPEEIKWHEEAPEGKLDLLINLDFRMAGTALYSDIVLPASTWYEKHDLSSTDMHPFVHPFNPAIGSPWEARSDWDIFTSLSKAVSDLAKKIDLEPMKEVVATPLLHDTPQELAQPLGKIKDWSKGECEPIPGKTMPQIHVVERDYKTIYDKMTALGPNAGKQPIGTKGISWSAEKEYEQLKSRLGVVRTDSIARGCPDIKEAINAAEAVLTLSSTTNGHMAVKAWEALEKQTDLKLRDLAEEREEECFTFEQITAQPKTVITSPAFTGSEKGGRRYSPFTTNVERLIPWRTITGRQSFYLDHDMMKEFGETMATFKPILQHKPFRKSRPEVEGKEITLNYLTPHNKWSIHSMYFDSLPMLTLFRGGPTVWMNKEDAAEAGVADNDWIECFNRNGVVVARAVVTHRIPRGMAFMHHAQDRHINVPGTKLTSTRGGTHNSPTRIHVKPTHMIGGYGQLSYGFNYYGPTGNQRDLNVVIRKLKEVDWLED; this is encoded by the coding sequence AAGGGCAAGAGCTTAACTATCCAACGACAGGTCCTGATATGCCTGATTTTGAACCACGAGGATGTCCGCGTGGAGCAAGTTTTTCTTGGTACATTTATAGCCCGCTTCGTGTGAAATATCCATACGTACGTGGTGTTCTTTGGAGTATGTGGCAAGAGGAATTACAAAATAATGAGTCACCATTAGATGCTTGGAAAAGCATTGTGGAAAACCCTGAAAAAGCACGTACGTATAAGCAGGCGCGTGGTAAAGGGGGATTCATTCGTGCGAATTGGGATGAAGTGTTACAACTCGTTTCTGCTTCTTTACTTTACACAGTAATTAAATATGGTCCAGACCGAAATGTTGGTTTTTCGCCAATTCCAGCTATGTCGATGTTAAGTCATGCTGCTGGTAGCCGTTTTATGCAACTTATGGGTGGACCAATGCTTAGTTTCTATGATTGGTATGCAGATTTACCACCAGCTTCTCCGCAAATTTGGGGTGATCAAACTGATGTACCAGAAAGTAGTGACTGGTACAACTCTGGTTACATTATGACATGGGGTTCAAATGTACCGATGACGAGAACACCAGATGCACACTTTTTAGCTGAGGTTCGATATAAAGGAACGAAAGTCGTTTCTGTAAGTCCTGATTTCGCTGAATCTACAAAGTTTGCGGATGATTGGATTAGTGTGAAACAAGGTACAGACGGTGCACTTGCGATGGCAATGGGGCACGTGATCTTACAAGAATTTTACGTAGATAATCAAGTGGAATACTTCACAAAGTATGCGAAGCAATATACTGATTTTCCTTTCTTCGTTACATTGAAACAAAAAGGAGATCAATTCGTCGCTGATCGTTTCTTAAATGCTACTGATATTGGACGTGAAACAAAGTTAGGAGAATGGAAGCCTGTTCTTTGGAACGAGAACACGAAAGATTTTGCAACACCTCACGGCACAATGGGGTCACGTTGGGATAATGAAAAGAAATGGAATTTACGTTTAGAAGATGAACAAACAGGTGAAAAGATTGATCCACGTCTTTCTTTACTTGGAATGGAAGACACTGTTGGAACGGTACAAATTCCGTACTTCTCAGATGAGGGAAATAAAGTATTGGAACGTACAATTCCAGTGAAAAAAATTATGACAGAAGAAGGCGAAGTGTTCGTTACAACTGTATACGACTTAACGTTAGCAAATTACGGTGTGAACCGAGGACTCGGTGGACAAGAACCGAAAGATTTCAATGATGACGTACCGTTTACACCTGCATGGCAAGAGAAAATGACAGGAGTGAAACGAGAGCTTATTATTCAAATCGCTCGTGAGTTTGCACAAAACGCAGTTGATACGGATGGGCGCTCGATGATTATTGTAGGGGCCGGTATTAATCACTGGTTTAATTCTGATACGATTTATCGCGCAGTTTTAAATCTTGTTCTTCTCGTCGGGGCACAAGGTGTAAACGGCGGCGGTTGGGCGCATTATGTTGGGCAAGAAAAATTACGACCAGCAGAAGGATGGCAAACAATCGCGATGGCAAAAGATTGGCAAGGGCCACCGAAATTACAAAACGGTACATCTTTCTTCTATTTCGTAACAGATCAATGGCGTTATGAAGATACACCGGTTGGACATTTAGCATCACCAATTGAGGGCAACTCTCGTTATCAACATCATGGTGATTACAATGTATTGGCAGCACGACTTGGTTGGTTACCTTCCTATCCAACATTCGAGAAGAATGGAATTGAATTATATAAAGAAGCTGTTGCTGCTGGTGCAACAACGCAAGAAGAAATCGGAAAATACGTTGCACAAAAACTAAAAGAAAAAGAACTAAAATTTGCGATTGAAGATCCAGATAATAAAAACAACTTCCCGCGCAACTTATTCGTATGGCGTGCCAACTTAATTTCAAGTTCTGGTAAAGGCCACGAATATTTCTTAAAACATTTATTAGGCACAACAAATGGATTAATGAATGACGATAGTGATTCATTACGACCAGAAGAAATTAAGTGGCATGAAGAAGCACCAGAAGGGAAGCTTGATCTACTCATTAATTTAGATTTCCGTATGGCTGGAACAGCGCTCTATTCTGATATCGTCTTACCTGCTTCAACTTGGTATGAAAAGCACGATTTAAGCAGTACGGATATGCATCCATTTGTGCATCCATTTAATCCAGCAATCGGTTCACCATGGGAAGCACGCTCTGACTGGGATATTTTCACTTCACTTTCTAAAGCTGTGTCAGATTTAGCGAAGAAAATTGATCTTGAACCAATGAAAGAAGTTGTTGCAACGCCACTTCTTCACGATACACCGCAAGAATTAGCGCAACCACTTGGCAAGATTAAAGACTGGAGCAAAGGTGAGTGTGAACCGATCCCAGGTAAAACGATGCCGCAAATTCATGTTGTTGAAAGGGATTATAAAACGATTTATGACAAAATGACTGCGCTAGGACCAAATGCCGGAAAACAACCGATTGGTACGAAAGGGATTTCTTGGTCTGCAGAAAAAGAGTATGAGCAATTAAAGAGCCGATTAGGAGTTGTTCGAACGGATTCTATTGCGAGAGGTTGCCCAGACATAAAAGAAGCAATCAATGCTGCTGAGGCGGTATTAACACTTTCTTCTACAACAAATGGTCATATGGCTGTAAAGGCATGGGAAGCACTTGAAAAACAAACAGATCTAAAATTACGTGATTTAGCAGAAGAACGTGAAGAAGAATGCTTCACATTCGAACAAATTACAGCACAGCCTAAAACAGTAATTACTTCTCCGGCCTTTACAGGTTCTGAAAAAGGTGGACGACGTTACTCACCGTTTACAACAAATGTGGAACGTCTTATCCCTTGGAGAACGATAACTGGTCGACAATCTTTCTACTTAGACCATGACATGATGAAAGAATTTGGTGAAACGATGGCAACATTTAAACCAATTCTGCAACATAAACCTTTCCGTAAATCTAGACCTGAAGTAGAAGGAAAAGAAATTACACTAAACTATTTAACACCGCATAATAAGTGGTCGATTCACAGTATGTATTTCGATTCATTACCGATGTTAACGCTGTTTAGAGGTGGTCCAACTGTTTGGATGAATAAAGAGGACGCTGCTGAAGCTGGTGTTGCAGATAATGATTGGATTGAGTGCTTTAACCGTAACGGTGTTGTTGTAGCGCGTGCTGTCGTAACACACCGTATACCGAGAGGAATGGCGTTTATGCACCATGCACAAGATCGCCACATTAACGTGCCTGGTACGAAATTAACAAGCACCCGCGGGGGAACGCATAATAGTCCAACCCGTATTCATGTTAAACCAACACATATGATTGGTGGATATGGCCAATTAAGCTATGGATTTAACTATTATGGTCCGACTGGGAACCAGCGTGACTTAAATGTTGTAATCCGTAAACTGAAGGAGGTAGATTGGCTTGAAGATTAA
- the glp gene encoding gephyrin-like molybdotransferase Glp, with product MLLKRNPIPVAEAVARVMEYAYQGEIEKVSLIESYGRTLGEDVIADHDVPHFDRSPYDGFAIRAEDTKEASSSNPIQFEVIGEIGAGFVFTEEVKAFQAVRIMTGAAIPAGCNAVVMLELTEGFEEKEKTYMKLKRSFASGDNISFKGEDVKQNAILVKKGTVINAGVAALLATFGYSSVHVVKQPVIGIVTTGSELLEVHEQLKPGKIRNSNSYMVAAQIERAGGVVQYYGQFADDFETCYNTVKKAIKEVDILITTGGVSVGDYDYLPAIYEKLQANVLFNKIAMRPGSVTTVAELEGKLLFGLSGNPSACYVGCELYVRPVIETYLHKKNPHLYRAEAILQKDFPKANPFTRFVRGRVEFVDGQLKVTPVGLDKSSAISSLAETNAFIVLPGGTRGFEAGIIVSVLLLESNMGSEWPWEEPLRSYK from the coding sequence ATGTTATTAAAACGTAATCCAATTCCAGTGGCAGAAGCAGTTGCACGAGTAATGGAATATGCTTACCAGGGTGAAATAGAAAAGGTTTCTCTTATAGAAAGCTACGGTAGAACGCTTGGAGAAGATGTTATTGCAGATCATGATGTCCCGCATTTTGATCGCTCTCCGTACGACGGGTTTGCGATTCGAGCAGAAGATACGAAAGAAGCCAGTAGCAGTAACCCTATTCAGTTTGAAGTAATTGGTGAAATCGGAGCAGGTTTTGTTTTTACAGAAGAAGTGAAAGCATTTCAAGCTGTCCGTATTATGACAGGAGCCGCAATTCCAGCAGGGTGTAATGCTGTTGTTATGTTAGAGCTAACGGAAGGATTTGAAGAAAAAGAAAAGACTTATATGAAATTAAAACGCTCTTTCGCTTCTGGTGATAACATTTCTTTTAAAGGAGAAGATGTAAAGCAAAATGCTATCCTTGTGAAAAAAGGGACTGTTATTAACGCAGGGGTAGCAGCACTTCTTGCTACGTTTGGTTATAGTTCCGTACATGTTGTAAAACAGCCAGTCATTGGAATTGTAACGACAGGAAGTGAACTGCTCGAAGTACATGAACAATTAAAGCCAGGGAAGATTCGAAATAGTAACTCCTATATGGTAGCTGCTCAAATTGAACGAGCGGGCGGAGTTGTACAGTATTATGGGCAATTCGCTGACGATTTTGAGACGTGTTATAACACTGTGAAAAAAGCGATAAAAGAAGTTGATATATTAATTACAACTGGTGGCGTTTCAGTAGGAGACTATGATTATTTACCGGCTATTTATGAGAAATTACAAGCAAATGTACTTTTCAACAAAATAGCGATGCGACCAGGAAGTGTGACAACTGTAGCTGAGCTAGAAGGAAAACTATTATTTGGTCTATCTGGTAATCCTTCTGCTTGTTATGTCGGTTGTGAATTATATGTTCGACCAGTCATTGAAACATACTTGCATAAGAAAAATCCCCACTTATATCGTGCAGAAGCAATTTTACAGAAAGACTTTCCAAAAGCGAATCCATTTACTCGTTTTGTAAGAGGGAGAGTGGAATTTGTAGATGGCCAATTGAAAGTTACACCAGTCGGTTTAGATAAATCTAGTGCAATTTCTTCACTTGCAGAGACGAATGCATTTATCGTCCTGCCGGGAGGAACGAGAGGATTTGAAGCAGGGATAATTGTTTCGGTATTATTATTGGAATCGAACATGGGAAGTGAGTGGCCATGGGAAGAACCGCTTCGATCATACAAGTAA
- the moaA gene encoding GTP 3',8-cyclase MoaA, translating to MHENMKDSLERPLQDLRISVIDRCNFRCTYCMPAEVFGPDYAFLQEEFLLTFDEIERLARLFISMGVEKIRLTGGEPLLRKDLPKLIARLAKLEGLKDIGLTTNGIHLAKQARALKEAGLKRVNISLDAIEDCVFKKINGRNVSTKPVLKGIEEAKNVGLEVKVNMVVKKGMNDSQILHMARYFKEQEIQLRFIEFMDVGSTNGWNFEQVITKEELIEKINRVYPIEPVKPRYFGEVAKLYRYVGSNAEVGFITSVSESFCSSCTRARISADGKFFTCLFGAKGTDLRTLLRENISDASLLKILQHTWRYRTDRYSDERTVESTSKRPKVEMSYIGG from the coding sequence ATGCACGAGAACATGAAAGATTCTTTAGAACGGCCACTTCAAGATTTACGTATTTCAGTTATTGACCGTTGTAATTTTAGGTGCACATACTGTATGCCAGCTGAAGTGTTCGGACCAGATTACGCTTTTTTACAGGAAGAGTTTTTATTAACGTTCGATGAAATAGAAAGATTGGCGAGATTATTTATAAGTATGGGAGTGGAAAAAATTAGGCTTACTGGCGGTGAACCTTTGTTGCGTAAAGATTTACCGAAGTTAATTGCAAGACTTGCAAAGCTAGAAGGCTTAAAAGATATTGGACTCACAACAAACGGTATTCATTTAGCAAAACAAGCAAGGGCGTTAAAAGAAGCGGGATTAAAACGTGTAAATATTAGTTTAGATGCGATAGAGGATTGTGTCTTCAAAAAAATTAATGGACGAAACGTAAGCACAAAGCCTGTATTAAAAGGAATTGAAGAAGCAAAGAACGTAGGGTTAGAAGTAAAGGTAAATATGGTCGTAAAAAAAGGAATGAATGATAGTCAAATTCTTCATATGGCTCGTTACTTTAAAGAACAAGAAATTCAGCTCCGCTTTATAGAGTTTATGGATGTGGGCAGTACAAACGGCTGGAACTTTGAACAAGTTATTACGAAGGAAGAATTAATTGAGAAAATTAATCGTGTGTATCCAATTGAGCCTGTTAAGCCTCGTTACTTTGGAGAAGTTGCGAAATTGTATCGATATGTAGGGAGTAATGCAGAAGTTGGATTTATTACTTCTGTTTCTGAGTCATTTTGTTCTTCTTGTACGAGAGCCCGTATTTCGGCAGACGGTAAGTTTTTTACGTGCCTATTTGGAGCGAAAGGAACGGATTTGCGAACGCTTCTTCGAGAAAATATTTCTGACGCCTCATTATTAAAAATTTTACAACATACATGGCGATATAGAACAGATCGATATTCAGATGAAAGAACGGTTGAAAGTACAAGTAAACGTCCAAAAGTTGAAATGTCTTACATTGGTGGATAG
- the narI gene encoding respiratory nitrate reductase subunit gamma: MMDQFLWVLLPYIIFAIFIGGHIFRYNYDQFGWTSKSSELLEKKMLRIGSLLFHFGIMFVIGGHVMGILIPESVYRSIGISEHMYHVVAISFGLPAGVASIIGLIILTYRRVTVKRIIATSTKGDYIALILLLIVMLAGLSSTFLNIDSKGFDYRTTIGPWFRSLFIFQPKIEYMTEVPVWFKIHIIAGLGLFAVWPFTRLVHVFSAPIKYLSRSYVIYRRRIPNELKK; encoded by the coding sequence ATGATGGATCAATTTCTATGGGTATTGCTTCCCTATATCATTTTTGCAATCTTTATCGGTGGACATATTTTCAGATACAACTATGATCAATTTGGATGGACATCGAAATCTAGTGAACTATTAGAGAAGAAAATGCTCCGAATCGGAAGTCTGTTATTCCACTTTGGGATCATGTTCGTCATTGGTGGTCATGTTATGGGGATTTTAATTCCAGAGTCTGTATACCGTTCAATAGGTATTTCTGAGCATATGTATCATGTAGTAGCAATTAGTTTCGGGCTTCCGGCAGGTGTTGCTTCTATCATCGGTTTAATTATATTAACGTACCGCCGTGTAACAGTAAAACGTATCATTGCAACGAGTACAAAGGGAGATTATATTGCGCTTATTTTATTACTTATCGTAATGCTAGCAGGACTTTCTTCAACCTTTTTAAATATCGACTCAAAAGGGTTTGATTATCGTACAACAATCGGTCCATGGTTCCGAAGTCTCTTTATTTTCCAACCAAAGATTGAATATATGACGGAAGTACCTGTATGGTTTAAAATTCATATTATTGCAGGGCTGGGGCTATTCGCAGTGTGGCCATTTACTAGACTTGTACATGTATTTAGTGCTCCAATTAAATACTTAAGCCGTAGTTATGTAATTTACAGAAGACGTATTCCTAATGAATTGAAAAAATAA
- a CDS encoding molybdenum cofactor biosynthesis protein MoaE, which produces MTHTYYEVIDTPISIESVTSKVIRHECGAVTTFIGTVREFTKGRRTLYLEYVAYKTMAEKQLEKIGTEVGEKWPGTYVAITHRIGTLQISDLAVVVAVSTPHRKAAYEANEYIMERIKQIVPIWKKEFWEDGESWIGDQLEKIAYVNGEPGKKMRI; this is translated from the coding sequence ATGACACATACGTATTATGAAGTAATTGATACACCTATTTCAATTGAAAGTGTTACTAGCAAAGTAATTCGGCATGAGTGTGGTGCGGTTACTACTTTTATTGGTACTGTTAGGGAATTTACGAAAGGACGTCGTACGCTTTATTTAGAGTATGTAGCTTATAAAACAATGGCGGAAAAACAACTTGAGAAAATTGGTACTGAAGTAGGAGAGAAATGGCCTGGGACATATGTGGCAATTACACATCGCATTGGTACATTGCAAATTTCTGATCTTGCGGTTGTTGTCGCTGTTTCTACACCACATCGGAAAGCGGCCTATGAGGCGAATGAATATATTATGGAGCGTATAAAACAAATTGTTCCGATTTGGAAGAAAGAGTTTTGGGAAGATGGTGAGTCATGGATAGGTGATCAGTTAGAGAAAATAGCATATGTAAATGGCGAGCCTGGAAAGAAGATGAGAATATGA